The proteins below are encoded in one region of Romeriopsis navalis LEGE 11480:
- a CDS encoding low-complexity tail membrane protein: MRAFWADPYLWIHAAGIAVLPLWLILCFLGLAAGDPILPSGLEILVVAIAGIAPIVWMQWEKPFCIYSLLAVSLKSSELTEDQRRILTLFQQRRSPIFIGVGAGVAFLILKQLYASASLVAPVTPIHNHALGLVVAIVSFLAANLFLQVPLSVLKVLLASDSDFEQAAPYDATAIAQKFFEPGLKVTKILPTLSD; encoded by the coding sequence ATGAGAGCATTTTGGGCGGATCCTTATTTGTGGATTCATGCGGCGGGCATTGCCGTGTTGCCGCTATGGCTAATTCTCTGCTTTCTCGGACTTGCAGCGGGCGATCCAATCTTGCCGAGCGGGCTTGAGATTTTGGTGGTGGCGATCGCCGGGATTGCCCCGATCGTCTGGATGCAATGGGAGAAGCCATTTTGCATCTATAGCCTATTGGCTGTCAGCCTCAAATCCAGTGAATTAACCGAAGATCAACGCCGCATCCTGACGCTATTTCAACAGCGTCGTAGCCCAATTTTTATTGGGGTGGGTGCCGGCGTTGCCTTTTTAATCCTGAAACAGCTTTACGCCAGCGCCAGTTTAGTTGCCCCGGTGACACCGATTCATAACCATGCGTTGGGGTTAGTCGTCGCCATCGTCAGTTTTCTCGCGGCCAATCTATTTTTGCAGGTGCCTTTAAGTGTGTTGAAGGTTTTGCTAGCTAGTGATAGCGACTTTGAACAAGCCGCGCCCTATGACGCCACAGCGATCGCCCAAAAGTTCTTTGAACCCGGCTTAAAAGTCACTAAAATTTTGCCCACTTTGAGCGACTGA